Proteins encoded together in one Vigna angularis cultivar LongXiaoDou No.4 chromosome 5, ASM1680809v1, whole genome shotgun sequence window:
- the LOC108340099 gene encoding protein CUP-SHAPED COTYLEDON 2 has protein sequence MDSGYYNQQHLPHLDNSNEPHLPPGFRFHPTDEELITYYLLKKVLDSSFTGRAIVEVDLNKCEPWELPEKATMGEKEWYFYSLRDRKYPTGLRTNRATEAGYWKATGKDREIYSSKTCSLVGMKKTLVFYRGRAPKGEKSNWVMHEYRLEGKFAYHYLSRSSKDEWVISRVFQKNNTGGASTVSAAAATGSSKKTRMSTSNTSSNMSLCPEPGSPCSIYLPPLLESSPYATSGSAAATFNDRENYSFESAAATANQREHVSCFSTMSTDAAAFNHLAPPPEPPLDPFSRFHRNNIGVSAFPCLRSLHDNLNLPFFFPPVVHGGSDVANFTAIANLPAPEDPRVADGSSGMPIVPSELDCMWGY, from the exons ATGGATAGTGGCTACTACAATCAGCAACACCTCCCTCACCTCGACAACAGCAACGAACCACATTTACCTCCTGGCTTCAGATTCCATCCGACAGACGAGGAACTCATCACATACTACCTCCTCAAGAAGGTTCTAGACAGTTCCTTCACTGGCCGAGCCATAGTTGAAGTCGATCTCAACAAGTGCGAACCATGGGAGCTTCCTG AGAAAGCAACGATGGGCGAGAAGGAATGGTACTTTTATAGCCTTCGTGACCGGAAGTACCCAACTGGCTTACGCACCAACAGGGCCACGGAGGCTGGTTATTGGAAAGCCACCGGAAAAGACAGAGAGATCTATAGCTCCAAAACCTGTTCCCTCGTTGGAATGAAGAAAACCCTGGTTTTCTATAGAGGAAGAGCTCCAAAGGGTGAAAAGAGCAACTGGGTCATGCATGAGTATCGTTTAGAAGGCAAATTCGCTTACCACTACCTCTCCAGAAGCTCAAAG GATGAGTGGGTGATATCGCGTGTGTTTCAGAAGAACAACACCGGCGGTGCCTCCACTGTGTCAGCCGCCGCAGCCACCGGCAGTTCGAAGAAAACAAGAATGAGCACATCGAACACAAGCAGCAACATGAGCCTCTGCCCGGAACCGGGTTCACCCTGTTCCATTTACCTCCCACCGCTTCTAGAATCTTCTCCTTACGCCACCAGCGGCAGCGCCGCTGCAACGTTCAACGACCGCGAAAACTACTCCTTCGAAAGTGCCGCCGCCACCGCCAACCAAAGGGAGCACGTGTCCTGTTTCTCCACCATGTCCACCGACGCTGCCGCCTTCAACCACCTCGCTCCGCCGCCGGAACCGCCACTCGATCCTTTCTCCCGCTTTCACAGGAACAATATTGGAGTATCCGCCTTCCCATGTCTGAGGTCCTTGCACGACAACCTTAACCTCCCCTTCTTTTTCCCTCCCGTGGTCCACGGCGGTTCTGACGTAGCAAACTTTACCGCCATAGCAAACTTGCCGGCGCCGGAGGATCCGAGGGTGGCCGACGGCAGTTCTGGCATGCCGATTGTACCGTCCGAATTGGACTGCATGTGGGGCTATTGA